One Candidatus Dependentiae bacterium genomic window carries:
- a CDS encoding phosphatidylserine decarboxylase family protein encodes MLEIVTHNLLWTEGIYVLVAGLLLAGLAYYLNRWLFMLALAFLAFSFFFFRNPDRVCAQAQADSNILICPAQGIVVGVDQSEEPEFDGFSQRVSIFLSPLDVHVNWTPCAGTIQEVTYRPGRFIMAFVPKSSELNERMDITIKDDQGRVLLVRQIAGMVARRIICWVKPGDRVTAGQKYGMIRFGSRVDILLPKNCEIAVKAGDYVYGGQQVLGRWL; translated from the coding sequence ATGTTAGAGATTGTAACACATAATTTATTATGGACTGAAGGCATATATGTGCTCGTTGCAGGTCTTTTGCTAGCAGGTTTGGCATACTACCTTAATCGCTGGCTGTTTATGCTGGCCCTGGCATTTTTAGCTTTTAGTTTTTTCTTTTTTAGAAATCCTGATCGTGTATGTGCTCAAGCACAAGCTGATAGCAATATACTTATTTGCCCTGCTCAAGGTATTGTTGTAGGTGTTGATCAATCGGAAGAGCCAGAATTTGATGGTTTTAGTCAGCGTGTTTCTATTTTTCTTTCACCCCTTGATGTGCATGTTAACTGGACTCCTTGTGCAGGCACTATACAAGAAGTTACCTATAGGCCGGGCAGATTTATAATGGCTTTTGTACCTAAAAGCTCTGAGCTTAATGAGCGCATGGACATTACCATCAAAGACGATCAAGGTCGTGTGCTGCTAGTACGGCAAATAGCAGGTATGGTCGCTCGACGGATTATTTGTTGGGTAAAACCAGGAGATCGTGTAACTGCAGGACAAAAGTATGGTATGATTAGGTTTGGATCACGTGTTGATATATTACTGCCTAAAAATTGTGAAATTGCTGTCAAAGCAGGTGACTATGTGTATGGTGGTCAGCAAGTACTCGGAAGGTGGCTATGA
- a CDS encoding FAD-dependent oxidoreductase — translation MHTTYVVIGSSAAGTAALSTLKRLKPHSTIICITKNKSVDYNTCLLASYVAQEKTLNDIALLNPDIMWHRGKVVTQINRQDKCVMLSTGETIAYDYLLLTLGTQVHKQDYSRYTLTHEKVRGIENFYTLEDAENIKEFIKQFTVTTAVVVGAGLTGIECADALVKLGIEVTLIEKSTRLLPKLLDTDSALWLAEQLAVASPKIRIITDDTVKDICHKHSRVTKVIMGSGSVINTQLVVFALGGKPAVTLAQQAGLAIDQGIKVDSCFKTQDAHIYAAGDCALVKNKITREPVLSCTWPDAIIQGMLAAYAMTGQSKVYPGITPLYTSQFFGIPFACLGEKAHTTSVVYSGVKAGVPYYYSFFLDTDKKITGSVLLGSREYMSKVKKIIETQESFEPLKTELDKDLC, via the coding sequence ATGCATACAACCTATGTAGTAATCGGCAGCTCTGCTGCTGGTACTGCAGCCCTTTCAACACTTAAGCGTCTTAAACCTCATTCTACTATTATTTGTATAACTAAAAACAAGTCTGTTGATTATAATACCTGTTTGCTTGCTTCATATGTTGCTCAAGAAAAAACACTTAACGATATAGCTCTTTTAAATCCAGATATTATGTGGCATAGAGGTAAAGTAGTTACCCAAATCAATAGACAAGATAAGTGCGTAATGCTTAGTACAGGTGAAACTATAGCCTATGATTATTTGTTATTAACTCTTGGTACGCAAGTACATAAACAAGATTATAGTAGGTATACTTTAACGCACGAAAAAGTTAGAGGTATAGAAAACTTTTATACACTTGAAGATGCTGAAAATATTAAAGAGTTTATAAAACAGTTTACTGTTACTACAGCAGTTGTTGTAGGTGCAGGTCTTACGGGTATTGAGTGTGCTGATGCTTTAGTAAAGCTAGGTATAGAAGTAACACTTATTGAAAAGAGCACCAGGCTATTACCTAAGTTATTGGATACTGATTCTGCTCTGTGGCTAGCTGAACAATTAGCGGTAGCATCGCCTAAGATTAGAATTATTACAGACGATACGGTAAAAGATATATGCCACAAGCACAGTAGAGTTACTAAAGTAATAATGGGCAGTGGCAGTGTTATTAACACTCAACTAGTTGTTTTTGCTCTTGGTGGCAAACCTGCAGTAACACTTGCTCAGCAGGCAGGATTAGCAATAGATCAAGGTATTAAAGTTGATTCTTGTTTTAAAACCCAAGATGCCCATATTTATGCAGCAGGGGATTGTGCTTTAGTAAAAAATAAAATTACTAGAGAGCCCGTGCTTAGTTGCACGTGGCCAGACGCTATTATACAAGGCATGTTAGCAGCTTATGCTATGACTGGTCAAAGTAAAGTATATCCAGGTATAACGCCCCTGTATACATCCCAATTTTTTGGCATCCCATTTGCTTGTTTAGGTGAAAAAGCTCACACTACTAGTGTAGTATATTCTGGGGTAAAGGCAGGAGTGCCCTATTATTATTCTTTTTTTTTAGATACAGATAAAAAAATAACAGGAAGTGTACTGTTAGGATCAAGAGAGTATATGAGCAAAGTCAAAAAAATAATTGAAACACAAGAATCTTTTGAGCCTCTTAAAACAGAGCTTGATAAAGATCTCTGCTAA
- the pssA gene encoding CDP-diacylglycerol--serine O-phosphatidyltransferase: MIMKVKALTHSGKQRCKKSLFMVPYIFTYLNAICGFLSILKSLESDYKAAAYYILMGACFDAFDGRLARALGSTSCFGMELDSLCDAISFCLAPTVLIYCWVPFSIGFGGKLILGLYLCAGLARLAKFNTTSGKQEHAFSGLPTTLAAFFIASLVLADTWLSGHAFKVLLHKPVLFSLVGLIACLMVSSVPFYSFKRYRVSVQRDGLKYLSIVLTSALCLLKGYPLLFFSLSSYILASVIYWLWNLRTR, from the coding sequence ATGATAATGAAGGTAAAAGCTTTAACTCATTCAGGAAAGCAGCGTTGTAAAAAATCGCTTTTTATGGTGCCCTATATATTTACGTACCTTAATGCTATTTGTGGTTTTCTTTCTATTTTAAAGTCGCTGGAGTCGGATTATAAAGCAGCAGCTTACTATATTTTAATGGGTGCTTGTTTTGATGCCTTTGACGGAAGATTAGCACGTGCTTTAGGATCAACGAGCTGTTTTGGCATGGAGCTAGATTCTTTATGTGACGCTATATCTTTCTGTTTGGCTCCTACAGTATTAATTTATTGTTGGGTACCATTTTCTATTGGATTTGGTGGCAAGCTTATTTTAGGTCTTTACTTATGTGCTGGTCTTGCACGACTTGCTAAATTTAATACTACAAGTGGTAAACAAGAGCATGCGTTTAGTGGTCTGCCTACCACATTAGCCGCCTTTTTTATAGCTAGTTTAGTTTTAGCTGATACGTGGCTCTCTGGACATGCTTTTAAAGTGCTTTTACATAAACCAGTATTGTTCTCTCTTGTTGGTCTAATAGCCTGCTTAATGGTGTCATCAGTACCATTTTATTCATTTAAGCGCTATAGAGTTAGTGTGCAACGCGATGGTTTAAAGTATCTAAGTATAGTGCTTACCAGCGCTCTATGTTTGCTTAAAGGTTATCCGTTGCTTTTTTTTAGCTTAAGCAGTTATATACTTGCTTCAGTTATTTATTGGTTATGGAATTTACGTACTCGCTAA